TTGCTGCTTCGCAGGCACGATGAAGCCGTGTCCTGCCCCCTCCGGGGGAAGGATGTCCAAAGGACACGGGGTCCCCGCTCGTACGAAGTACGTGCGGGGTGGATTGAAGGGGGCTGCTTCCAACAATCTCGACTTTTGCAATTAGCTCATCGATTATTAATAGCTTACGCTTAGGTATTCATTAATCGGATGAAGTAACTATTAAAATTATATCCCTACTTATCAATATCGTTCTTGATTTTTTTCCAAGATAGTGTATATTTATGAAAAATCACTTTCTTTTAAGCAATTATCCCTTTTCATTTGTTTTTTAGATAGTCAATAATGAACATGGGATTTTCGAATCTCCGGGCCTTCAGCGCGAAGGTCAAACTATCACGTTCAAGGGGAAAGGAGGAGGAAAATTTTCTGGCTTGGTATTTGATCGCGAAGGGAATGACGGGATGATTCGCTGATCCCATCGTTTGGCAATGTACAAAGTTCCATGAATCCAAAGGAAGGTACACCATGAAAAAGATCCTGCTCATTGCAGTAGCGTCACTCTTTGTCTCAACAGCAGTGTTTGCCGATACCCCGACCAACATGGCGGTGGGGTATGACGCCGTTCTCAATGGCATCAGCGCTCGGATGATAACGTCATCGGGAATAGGCGTGCAGGGAATTGTCGGCCTGAACTTTGAAACTCCAAAAGCAAGTGGAGCAGGCTCGGGAATGGATCTCAACCTTGGCGCCAACGTGTTCAAATGCATGTGGAAAGCCGACAAAGTCAATCTCAACTGTTTTGCCGGGGTTGTGATTATGATGAAAAAACCAGAGATAAAAGATGCTGACACCAAGACCAATTTTGCCGTTATGGTCGGCGGCGAGCCGGAAATCTTCCTGTTGAGCAACCTGAGCGTTTCCACAAAGTTCGGTGTGCAGATTCAGATCAACGGGGACAACCTGGATGGCGCTGGCAAGACGGTAAAAGACTCCGGGAGCACCGTGTTCGGCACCTTCGGGGATAAGGTCAGTATCGTTGAAGGCGTATCGTTTAACTGGTACTTTTAAACAATTGACCATAGACAGGTTTTTTAAGGGCGCGAAATTTTTCGCGCCCTTATTATATACCTTTACTCTGGATTGATGAATAAACCAGGATTACCCACCGGGAGAATGATTCAATGGCTAAATCCGCCTGGGGCCTTGATAGACTCGATATGTTTAAAGGTCTTAATGCCATGGAAATGCAGGAAGTCGCCAAGATCACCAACAAGGTTCATTTCAATAAAAATGATATCATAGCCGGTGAGACAGATGTCTCCCGCGATATTTATGTCCTGATCGATGGAAGTGTTGAAATTATATCACTCAACGGGGTGCCGTTGTATCGAATTTCCACCGGAGAGATTTTCGGGGAACTTGCTCTGGTTCCGGACATCAAGAGAACCGCAATCGCGCTCTCCCGAGAGGACAGTTGGGTGTTGGTTATGAATATGCATCACCTGGAAAAACTCGGCGAAGAATATCCGGATGTTTATAAAAAAGTCTCGAATAATTTAGTAAAAAGCCTGGGCACAAAACTTGCCCGCGCCAACAAACTTATCGAACTTCTCAAAACAGAACTGGGAAAAGCTTTGAAACCCCGGGAATAAATATACCCTCAGTTATAGTCGATGTATGCATGATCGATTAAAAGTATATTCTTAAATCTGAAACCATAACGGGGAGACAGCTCGCGACACTTTTCTAACAACGAATAAAAAGTGTCACGGGAAATATCGTATTTCTAATCATGGGCAATCCCCCTGTTCTGTATCGATTAATGGTATTTGGCTACCTAACCCGAATTATTCACAAACTTGATATGACATTTTCTTAACTCTTTTTTAAACAAATACTTATTATTAATTTGGGAAGGCAGCCCCCTAAATCCCCCAGAGGGGGACTTTTCGTGGTAAAGATGAAAATGCGAAAGCGTAACTTTTAAAAAACCAATTAAGCCTTGTCTTGCAGTCTTTTAAGTCCCCCTTTGGGGGATTTAGGGGGCTGTAGTTTTAACGCTCACAGAGCCTAAAATCCCTTTTACATGCATAATTCGGGCTAAATATATACAGATTAAGGACATTGCCCATATTTTATTTTAACCGGACACTACTGGAAGAATTTGAAAAAGAAAAAATCACGCGTCTGGGTATTCCTTGCCCTGGGGATGACTGTTGGAGTAATATTCCTGTTTTTTCCCCCGATATCTCCACTTCGGAAACCAGTGGAACCAAAAGTGAATACGGCTCCGGCTATTCCTGCACAGAAGAGCGAGCAAAAGCGGTTTTCCAAGTTGGAAATCACCACAGTCACTTTTGAGAACGGCCAGATAAAAATCACCGGAGTTTCCGACCTGCCGGACAATTCCATTTTGAGTGTGGGTTTGGACATCGCCAACCGTACGGACACCAGAGAAGACAGCGGGATCAGTATCCGGGCCACGGTTTCTGGCGGCGCTTTCACTGCCAATCTTTATCAGCCGAAAACCCCGAAGTTTGCCCGCGGTCCAATTGTGGCGGATGCCCTCTTTTCTCCCCGAAATCAGCCTGAATCAGTGCTGGCACAAGTGGGGAAGGATGGGGAATATCTGGAGGGAGACAATGTGAAAGAACGGTTCGGTTTTCGCATACTGGAAGCAGAAAAAAAAGTAGATATGAGAACCAAATAGGCTTCGAGAAGATGAAATGCTATATCTCTGAAAAGCGAAAGATGTTATGAAACATTTTTTTTCCATCCTCTTTTTTTCCATCGCATTCATTGCCCAGGCAGAGGCCTCTCCCTGGTGGGTGTTTTTCACCGATGAGCCGGGGCGCAAGCCCGGAGATACGGTTTCGGCTGCCCTGATTGAGCGGGTAACTGAAACAGGCGCTCCGATACGCACTGTGTCCCGGTATTTCAATGCGGTCTCGGTGGAGTATGAGGGAAGTCCGATAGAGCTGGAAAAAATTCCCGGAATTCGGAAAGTGTATCCGGTGAGGTCGCTTATCCGAGTTCCGGAGCCTGCTGCTACTGAGAAATCCTTCCGTGCTAAACCTACCGGCACTTTGGCAGACAGCATCAGCCGATACGGTGTAATGTATGATGAACTCAAAATGCTTAATATCCCGGCGGTTCATACACGGGGCTACACCGGAAAAGGGGTGGAGGTCGGAATACTCGATACCGGATTCGACAAAATCAAGGAGACCGGATGCCTCAAAAATGTGCGAATAGTCCACACCCGCAATTTCGTTCGCGGGGGAGAAGATGTTTCCGGAGATTATCACGGAAGCTTTGTTCTGGCCTGTCTGGGGGGGATGCTTGATGGTGAGTACTACGGTCCGGCATTCAACGCTTCGTTTCTCCTGGCTGTGACCGATGATGTCTCGACGGAAACCCATACCGATGAGGATCGATGGGTGGCTGGGGTGGAATGGTGTGACAGCCTGGGAGCAAAGCTCATCTCTTCTTCCCTGGTTTACAATGAATTCGACAACCCCGCCGACAACTACAGAAGACAGGACATGAACGGCCACACATCCATCGTGGCTCGCGGCGCGGAAATCGCCGCTTCACGGGGAATCGTGATGGTGAACGCGGCCGGAAACGAAGGTACAACTTCCTGGGGAATCATCACCACCCCTGGCGATGCAGAGCATGTGATAGCAATTGGAGCGGTAAATGTTGTGAAGGCAGGAGATCCGGTTATCGCGGCGTTCTCTTCACGAGGTCCCACTGCTGATGGCCGTATCAAGCCGGATGTTGTCGCTCCGGGTCAGGGGGTGTATGTCCCCACCCTCGGAACCACCGGATTTTACATGATGACCTCCGGCACTTCTCTGGCAACTCCCCTGATCTCCGGTCTCTGCGCGCTCATTCTCGAGACGCACCCTTCATGGACTCCCGCCCAGGTAATGGCAGCGCTCAAAGCCTCAGCCCGCGACCTGGGAGACCCCGGCCCGGACAACATCTACGGCTGGGGACTGCCTGATGCCCTTAAAGCGATTGATTATTCCCCGACCGGAGTCGCTATAGACCAGTCCGGCGATTATGGGAAGCCGGTATCTTTCCGGCTCATGAACCCGTACCCGAATCCGTTCAATGCCGCAGTGGTCATTCCTTTCAGTCTGGACTCTCCGGAGAAGGTCAGGATCAATATCTTCGATATAGTCGGAAGACTGGTCGCCACCGTTTGGAACCAGCCTGCCACGCCCGGCCGTCACGAGGTTCTCTGGGACGGGGAGGGCTGCGCTTCCGGAGTTTATTTTGTCCGGGCCGCGGCGGGTAACCAGGTGGAGGCCGGAAGAGTAGTGATGGTGAAGTGAACGCTCCTTTTTTCTTACCCCATATACTGATGATGCGGCAAAAAGTAACAGGGAATGTTATTTTCAGAACGATAAGACAATATTATGTGATTTATTGTTTATTCTACGCTATTGAAAGAACTCACCCCCTGACCCCCTCTCTTGAAAATAGAGGGGGAGAACCATCTGCTTCTTAAACTATGTATTATCAACAAAATAACCAACGCTTTAGTCGTACCCCTCTCTTATTAAGAGAGGGGATCAAGGGGTGAGTTACCTCCAATAAAAAGATATTATATAGTGTTCTTTTGTCTTGATGAATATTTTCGGAATTCTTTTTTGCCGGATCATCATATACTAGAATGCAAAATTTTAATAAAAGGACAGCAAGATGATCCGGAGACTCTTTAAACGAAGGGGCGGAATCTCTAAGTCCGATGAGTTCTGGGAACAGGATATTATCCTGTTCGCCGCGGGCATAGGAAACGCGGTAGCGATTCTCTCGTTATTCATATTTTACTGGTTTGTATGCAACTGGCGTCTTGAGAATCCATTACCAATCGTCTACAAAATTGACGACGCCATGGTGGCTGTTGAGGCTGCCGCTAAAGAACAGGGAGCGCCCTCAGGCACAGCGGGAAAGGTGAATTGGCTGGAATTACCCGGCATTTCACGCGGACTGAAATCTTTTTATTACGCCCGAGAGCTTGTCGGGCCGATCATGGTGATGTTTACAGGAGACAACTGCAGCCTATGCGACCGTATGGAACGGGAAACCCTTTCCAATCCGGCCGTCTGCGATCGCCTGAATGAGAACTGGAGATGTATCCTGATAAACATCAATAAGGGGAGAGAGGTTGAATTATCGAACAGTTGGCTGCAGAGTCACCGCGGGTTGATGAGATGGTACAGTATCCATAAGGAAAATAATAAGCTGTTTGCCACCGAATTACTGAGCCATCACAGTTTGATGAGATGGTTTAACGCTGACAGTCTTCCCACGTTTGTCTTCTTTGACAGAGAAGGTGAGCCCGTCCAGAGAGTTTCCGGGTATTGGAATGCGGACGCGTTCGGCTCCCTGCTCGACTACATGCGGGACGGAGTGTACAAGTGGTACCTCCCGTTTGAACAGTATCTGAAAGAAGTGAAGCGGTGAATTTCTTCATGTTTCACTATCCTTTC
The Candidatus Latescibacter sp. DNA segment above includes these coding regions:
- a CDS encoding thioredoxin family protein, giving the protein MIRRLFKRRGGISKSDEFWEQDIILFAAGIGNAVAILSLFIFYWFVCNWRLENPLPIVYKIDDAMVAVEAAAKEQGAPSGTAGKVNWLELPGISRGLKSFYYARELVGPIMVMFTGDNCSLCDRMERETLSNPAVCDRLNENWRCILININKGREVELSNSWLQSHRGLMRWYSIHKENNKLFATELLSHHSLMRWFNADSLPTFVFFDREGEPVQRVSGYWNADAFGSLLDYMRDGVYKWYLPFEQYLKEVKR
- a CDS encoding cyclic nucleotide-binding domain-containing protein, with amino-acid sequence MAKSAWGLDRLDMFKGLNAMEMQEVAKITNKVHFNKNDIIAGETDVSRDIYVLIDGSVEIISLNGVPLYRISTGEIFGELALVPDIKRTAIALSREDSWVLVMNMHHLEKLGEEYPDVYKKVSNNLVKSLGTKLARANKLIELLKTELGKALKPRE
- a CDS encoding S8 family serine peptidase, giving the protein MKHFFSILFFSIAFIAQAEASPWWVFFTDEPGRKPGDTVSAALIERVTETGAPIRTVSRYFNAVSVEYEGSPIELEKIPGIRKVYPVRSLIRVPEPAATEKSFRAKPTGTLADSISRYGVMYDELKMLNIPAVHTRGYTGKGVEVGILDTGFDKIKETGCLKNVRIVHTRNFVRGGEDVSGDYHGSFVLACLGGMLDGEYYGPAFNASFLLAVTDDVSTETHTDEDRWVAGVEWCDSLGAKLISSSLVYNEFDNPADNYRRQDMNGHTSIVARGAEIAASRGIVMVNAAGNEGTTSWGIITTPGDAEHVIAIGAVNVVKAGDPVIAAFSSRGPTADGRIKPDVVAPGQGVYVPTLGTTGFYMMTSGTSLATPLISGLCALILETHPSWTPAQVMAALKASARDLGDPGPDNIYGWGLPDALKAIDYSPTGVAIDQSGDYGKPVSFRLMNPYPNPFNAAVVIPFSLDSPEKVRINIFDIVGRLVATVWNQPATPGRHEVLWDGEGCASGVYFVRAAAGNQVEAGRVVMVK